Within Psychrobacter sp. DAB_AL43B, the genomic segment GTACAGATAACAAGCTGCCAGCAATCATAATCACAGTAGTCGATATTTTCACAATCTCTTCTCCTTGTTTTTATGACCGCCTGCCGTCATAAGTGCTATTTTTTTGCAACGATCGTTGCACGCATGGGAGCAGGATAGCCTTCGATGGTCTTTGTTGCATCAGTAGGATCTAAGAAGTCTACTAGTGAATGGTAGTTCATCCATTCCGTTTTGCGCTGCTCATCGGTCGAGGTCACTGCCACATCGACGCAGCGCACTTCTGTAAACCCAGCTTTCTCTAGCCAGCCAATAAGCGCCGCTACAGAGGGTAAAAAATACACATTATTCATCTGCGCATAACGGTCATGTGGCACCAGTACGGTATTAGCATCGCCTTCAATCACTAAAGTTTCAAGCACCAGCTCGCCACCTTTGACCAATTGTCCTTTCAGCTGTTGCAGATGCTCAAATGGCGACTGGCGATGATAGAGCACGCCCATACTAAATACTGTGTCGAACAGCTGACTATTCTCAGGTAAAGCCTCCAGTGGCACCGGAATATAATGGGTACGATAGCTGCCTGTGTCATGAGCATCGGCGCTACCGACAAAATGACGAATCGCCATAAACTGATGATAAAACAAGCACGACGGATCAATAATAATAACCGTATCCGCTCCTGCGCCTGCCATACGCCAACCATGATAACCTGAGCCACCGCCTACATCTAATACGCGACGGCCTTTTAAATTGCCCAAATGCGGCGCAACTCGTTGCCACTTCCAATCACTGTGCCATTCGGTATCGATGAAAATTGGCTCGGCTTGCTCCCCTTCATTTTGGCTACTACCAATTTGAAAAGGTCCTTTACGCCACGGCATCAGTTGCTTTAACAAAGCAGTTGCTTGTTTACGCTCAGAGTCACTCAACTGTGCATTGACTGTCAATATATCGCTATCTAACTGTACATTATCGACCGTTAATTTTGGCAATCGTGCTACCGACGCTTGATAAGCAGGCGCATGGGCATAATTGGCTTTGTCTTTTATATCATTTAACCACGTTGGTAACTGCTTGAGCCACTCATAAGCCATGGGCTGTTGCTGCGCCAGTGTCAACAAGGTTAAATACAGTTCACGTTCAGCGTGGAGAATAGTGTCGTTAAGCATAAAAGCGGATTACCGTGTTGATCGAAAGATAGTGTGAGATATAATTTAAAAAAGCTAAGCGTTATTTACATGTCGCGTAAATATTATTTAAACGCCACAATAGAGACAAAGTTTAAAAATTGAAACCAAGTAAGATGACGCTCAAAACCAACTTGTGACAAACGTGTATGATGCTCATCTAAAGTATCGGTAATGAGGACGTTTTCTAGCGCATTACGTTTGCCACTGATTTCCATCTCGGTATAACCATTGGCGCGTTTAAAGTCATAATAACGCTCAACCAACCACGCATCATACTGCTCATCAAAAGCATGAGTTTTTTCAGTCAATACCAGTATGCCGCCTTCGCTTAATGCGGCATAAACCTTCTCTAGCACTGCTACTCTATCGGCAGCTGGTAAAAACTGTAAAGTTAAATTTAAAATCACCATATCACATGGCTCAAGCTCAACATTACGAATATCAGCAGTGATAACTTCTATATCGTGCTCAGGATAATTATCACTCAGTAAGATAGTTGCTTCAGTGGTCATCGCCGGCGATATATCAATCGCTTTAATTTGTAAATCTTGCGGCTCAAACTCGCCAGCTAAAGTCATGCTTGCCGCACCAAGCGAGCAGCCCAAATCATAAATACGGCTGACACGCTGACCACTATCACCCTGTTGACGATACTTACAATGACGACGAGCAAATATCGGCAGCATCGCAAGCACTTGACCATAACCCGGTACGCTACGACGGATCATATCTGGAAAACAAGCCACCACTTGCTCATCAAAGGAAAAGCGCGCCGCTTTGTCTAGTGGTGTAGTGAACGGTTTGTCAAATAGGGTATCGTGTTTAATAATAGCAGGCTTAGATTGGCTCATGGTGCGACTCATTCTTTAATAGTAGAACTTAGATTAGAAGTATTTATCAGTTTTGTTTGATGCTATTAATCGAGAGCTGCTCAACGTAGCAAAAGCACATTATAACATTACTGTTTGTTACTTATAGCGGGCAACTGCCCTGTTAGTCTAAATGTATATCGCTGAGCAAACTATAATCGCAAAACATGCTTAGCTCATATTTTACAGTTATAAAAATAGGAAGAACTATGCAAAATATTATATTAGGCGGTGGCTGCTTTTGGTGCACCGAATCCGTATTTTTAGCCCTAAAAGGTGTACAGTCAGTAGTATCAGGATATATGGGCGGCGAGTCAGCCACGGCTAATTATCAGGCGGTATGTGGCGGCAATACAGGACACGTCGAAGTGATTAACATCACCTTTGATGAGTCTGTTCTACCGCTAGAAGTGCTACTTGATGTCTTCTTTGGTACGCACGATCCTACCACTAAGGACCGTCAAGGTAATGATGTCGGCAGCCAATACCGCAGCGTCGTGTATTACACGGATGAAGCACAAAAGCCAACCATCGATCGCACCATCAATAAGCTACGAGATATGGGGCTTAATATCGTTACTGAGGTACATCCTGCAATTGAGTTCTATGAAGCTGAAGAAGCTCATCAAGACTTTTTCAACAGAAACCCTGGTCAAGCTTACTGTAACTTTGCCATTCCGCCTAAGCTTGCCAAATTACGCAAAGAGTTTAGTCAGTATATGACGAACTAGAATGATGATCAGCTAAACAATAGGTTAAATGGATAGTTAAAATTTTTAATTTAACCTGTAATCCAAATCTTTCATAAAAGGCCAAGTACTAATATGCTTGGCCTTTTTATCGGCTACTATTAAGGTTAGTATTAACGTAGATTGGAAAAAGGCAAGTAACTGTAAAGGCGTACGAAACAGAAGATGCTTGACACCAAAAATATCATTAATAAAGGTAATAATATGAATCCTGAATTTTGGCAAGAACGTTGGCAGAACAAGCGAATTGGATTTAATCAACCGGAGGTCAATCCATTATTGATTAAATACTTCTCCACTTTGGACTTGCCAGCAGGTAGCCGGGTCTTTGTACCTTTATGCGGTAAATCAATTGACATGCTATGGCTGATAAACCAAGGCTACAACGTTGTAGGTATTGAATTAGTCGAATCCGCCGTACAAGAGTTTTTTATTGAACAAGGCATCTCACCTACAATAATTGAACATGAGCATAGTTTAGATATTAAATGCTATAAAGGTGTAGTTTCAGGTCAAACGATAGCGTTATGGGTTACCGACATCTTTGCACTGACGCCAGAGAATATTGGTAATATCGATGCGGTATACGATAGAGCCGCACTCATAGCTATGCCCACAGAGTTGCGCCCAAAATATTGCGAACAAGTTCAGCAATTGAGTGGTTATGCCGCACAACTATTGCTGACGCTCAATTACGATCAAAATGAACGGAATGGCCCACCATTTTCGATCAGTAATGAGCAAATTAAGCAGTACTATACCAGCCACTATCAAATTACTGAGCTTGAAAGTGAACAATCTACTCTGAATGCAGCGCCAGATTTGGCAGTAAAAGAGTGTGTTTGGTTGTTGAATAAACAGTAAGCGAGAAATCTAATGAAAATCTTAGTGAGCTTCGTCAGTCTAATTGCTTTCTTGTTAGTAGTATTGACAGGGCCGCTTTATAAATATGGCATTATTGAATTAGCTACGGTGTTTACAGGATTTAAATATGGCATTTTTACCTCTATCGCAGCGCTTGTGTTGCTCGCATTACAAGCTATATTCAAGCGCAATACGCTCACGCTTGCCACTGTAGCAATCACCGTAGCGTTATCCGCGGTTGCTATTGGATTGCCACTTAGTATGCTAAGCAAGGGTAAAAGCGTACCGCCTATTCATGATATTTCGACCGATTTAATTAATCCACCTGAGTTTGTAGCTATTGCGCCATTAAGAGCTGACGCACCCAATCCAGTCGCCTATGCTGGTGAGGCAACTGCTGAGCAACAACGTCAGGGTTACCCAGAACTAAAAACGCTTCTCTACTCAGAATCAAAAGCTGAATTAGTAAGTGCTGCTGAACAAGTAGCCAAAAACTTAGGCTGGGAATTAGTAAATACTGATACTAGCGAAGGTATTGTTGAAGCAACAGATACTACGGCGTGGTTTGGTTTTAAAGATGATATGATGATACGTATCACTGATAATGGTAACGAGCGTCTGTTAGATATTCGCAGTAAATCACGAGTTGGTGGCAGCGATTTGGGTAAAAATGCAGAGCGTATTCATGATTTTATTGAAGAGTTAGATGAGGTTTTAAAATAGTAAATCTATTTTAAAACCTCGGTTTCCTAAGGTTGAAATAGTTTTTAAGTCGTAAGTTTTTAGGATTAAATTAATAACTGCTTGCTAAATTTTTATGATAATTCTGAAATCTTCCAAATACTAGTTGCTAGGTTCGCTAACTTTTTTTGACGGCTTTCAATGCTATTAAGGTTCCATTTATTATAAATTTTCGCTAAACCTTGAGTCATTACTAAATTGCTTTCAGAATAAATTATCAATTTTTCTTGAAAGGATTTATTACCTGCATCACGATTACTACTAGTTTCCAACAAAGTCATATTACCTAATCGATAAGTCATTGAGTCAACCTTGGTATCGTCAATATCACTCCAAGAATCGTCTGGACTTTCAGGTAAGATATGTTCAATATTAAACTTATCATCATTTTCATCTCTACCAACTTCACTGACTTTTTTTTCAATTTCACATAGAATATGGCGAACGATCTTTTTATTACGATTGTCAGTAGTTTTTAGTTGCTTAGCAGCAAAGGCACTTTTGAAAACTTCATCCTTAGGATAAATTCCATCTAACGCTTTAATTACTAATTGTGCTGAGCTGAGCTCGTTAGATTCAATACTAACTGCTATTCTGTTGTAAAATCGCTCTTGTTCATTAGGTGGATTATTACAAATTACATTATAACGAAATGAAAGAATGCTTATCGCACGTACAATTGACAAAAATCCTTTTCTATCACTTTCAAAAAACTTTTCATAGCTTGCAAGCAATACTGAAAAAGGCTGTTTAACCCTATACATACTTAACTGTTTAAGATGCTTTGACTCTTCAGTCCATCGAGCGTCCTGTATATCTTTGAGAGCGGTATATGCATCAGCTGATAGCTCAATTTCTTTAACCAACTTAAAGGCATCTTCTCTATTTCTAATATGCTTACGAATTGTTTTGAATAAATCCGTTTTGCGTATGAGTTTATGACGACTATTCCAATAAACTCGTAAAAACTCAGGAAAACTTTCATTTCCTAATAAAGTGATAATACTTTCCCAACGTTCTTCTAAGTGTTTGATTTGAGTATCATGTAAGTCATCAACACTAGCTAATGAAAACAAGTAATTTTTTAATAAGTCAGTAGAAGAAAGACGTACGCCTCGGGCGTTAAGTGTTTCAAACACTTTAAAAGCGTTAAGTTCATCATTTACGGTAATAACCGTAAAGAATAGCTTATCTACTAAATCATCTAGAAACTGAGCAAAATCCTGACCACTGGAAATTTCCATCCCAAACTTCTGCTTAATTTTGTTCTTGAACCAATCAAAAGCTTTGCGGATTCTATGTTCAGACGCATGTAACCCACGTTGTGGTAGCTTATCTAGTGTTATTAGATGATTACGATAGTATTTATCATTGTGTCTATTCAACTTTAGGATTGGTGTTTCAATAAGAGTAACTGGATCAGTATAGCCAATATAGTCATTTTTCAACTGATGTAAACGTTGGCTATTGCGATCAGCATCAACATTGTTACTCACCATATCTTTTAGAAAACTTAGCCCTGCAAGTATTAAAATGCTTAGAGTCGTTAAGCGTTGCTGCCCATCAATAATATCAAACTGTTTATTATTTGTAGTTTGCAGTACCAAATAGCCCATGTAATGTGCAGATTCAGCCTCTTCTATAAATAACGCTTCTATATCTTGCCACAGTTCTTCCCATTCTAAGTCCGACCACGAATAGTCACGTTGAAAGGGAGGTACGCTATAACGTAATCCATTACCTAATAATTGACGGAAAGTGCTGTTCGTAGTGTTGAAATTCATTGACATACTTTCTTCCTAAAAGAATCAAATTATTAGTTCAATCTCTCTAATTTTATAGCTTGAGTTTATCTTTAAATTACATAGTATTATTAACAGTATATCAATTTAAGATGAATGTGAGGAATGCTATTGTTTTAAGAAATAGCCTTATTCTTATACCAAAACCCTCTTTCAACCTTACACCTACGTCAGCTTATAGTAACCAGTTGCGTCTATAGCTTTTCTTTATTATTTAGATTGGTTACTCTAAACCAATCTCATCATATTGATCCTTGATTTTATTTTTGGCCTTGCCATTACCATTACCATTACTTATGTTTATAGGATATTTTCATGCGCTTGACTCATTTGTCCACTTTATCTTTATTGACGGCAGCCATTGGTTTAAGTCTGGCCAGCACCGCTCAAGCTGCCAAGCCAGAAGCACCAAACTTATCTAATGCTCAATTTCAACAGTGTCTCGATGGTTTAAAAAGCTCTAGCAAGTTCCGCGGTGTCGATAGCTTTACTTTTAACAACTATCGACCGACACAGCCTGATCCTAGTGTCATTCAATCATTAAACTATCAACCTGAATTTCAAAAAGACGTTTGGGATTACCTGTCATCACTCGTTGACACGGAACGAGTAGAAGATGGTATCCGTGCCAAGCGTCAGTGGGCAGATACCTTGCGTCAAATTGAATCACGCTATGGCGTCAAACCTGAGCACGTATTAGGCGTTTGGGGTGTAGAGTCCAATTTTGGAAAAACATTGGGCAAAAAACCTTTATTTGAATCATTAGCGACACTCTCTTGCTTTGACCGTCGTCAAAGCTACTTTCAAGGCGAGTATGCAAATGCCCTAAAAATTGTGCAAAATGGCGATATTGCGCCAAGTGATATGACTGGCTCATGGGCAGGTGCCTTTGGGCAGACGCAGTTTATGCCGAGCACTTTTTTAGAGTTGGCTGTCGACTTCGATGGTGATGGTCGCCGTGACTTGGTCAATAGTGTCCCTGATGCGCTCGCCTCTACGGCAAACTTCTTAGATAAACGTGGCTACCGCTCAGGTGAGCCATGGGGTTATGAAGTCAAGCTACCTAGCGGATTTTGGGCAGCGTCCAACCGTAAAGATAAAAAGTCTATCAGCCACTGGCGCAATCAAGGCTTAACGCTTGCTAATGGTAGCTCATTACCTTCTAACTTAAGCAGTGCAGGATTATTATTACCAGCGGGTAAAGACGGTCCCGCGTTTTTAGTCGGTAAAAACTTTGATACTTTTTATTCCTACAATGCATCAGAAAGCTATGCACTAGCTATTGCTCATTTATCGGATCTGATTACTAAAGAAAATAGCAGTAAAACGGACTTTATCACGGCTTGGCCGACAGATGACCCTGGTATTGGTCGCCAAGAATCCAGAGATATTCAGCAAGCACTATTGAATGCTGGCTACGATATCGGTGAGGTTGATGGCATCATAGGTGATAATACCCGCACTGCTATCATGCAATATCAATCTAGTCGCGGCATATTCCCTGCTGATGGACGCGCAGGACAGAAATTTCACCGCTTAATCGTTGGGAACTCTGCTCCTAGCAGCTCTAATTCTGGTAACCAATATGGCAATCAATATGGACAACCAACAAATAGTCGTCCTTTGAATCCAGCGCCTGCAGACCGCATGGGTCAGCTGATTCAACAGCAAAGCAGCGCACCGAACAGCTATTCATCTCAACCATCAACGCGACCAACAGCCGTTACGCCATCGACATCAAGCAACACGCGCTATCGCCGTGTGACTGGGGCTGATGGTGCTATAAAGCTAGTGCGTGTTGACGAAGGCTCATAACCTGATATAGTTAGGACATAGCAAAATCGATACGCTGATAGCCCCATGCTACTGATATGAATTTTTCTAGCTTGCTGTTCGTAAGTGTGACCGAGGCTTTAAAAAACTCATTCCAGCAGCACTGCATTGTTTTTGAAGTATTCTAATTATAGTATTTATAATCATTATCATCAGTTGTTCAAACAAAAAGCCACGCTAATGAGCGTGGCTTTTTGTTTGTGACTATCAGTGCAATCGAATCGTTAGTTAATAAATGCTTGCTAATAAACCCGTGCTTAACTCAATTTAGTAGAATTGGTAAAAATAATGCTACTAAAAAACTACTAAACAATTATTAGACAATGGGTGGTGGATTGGGTTTACCATTTTCACCATCCCAGTTTTCACGAGCTTTATCATCTAAGTCAGCAGGGGTTTTTGGCTCCCATTTGCCATTTTCTTTCCATGTCTTATCGCCCCAATCCGCATCTTCTTCTTTTCTATCTAAATCCTTATAGGCTTGGGTAGGATCAATGCCGCGGCGCTTCATATCTGCTACTTGTTCTTCTAGCGTATGAAACTGGTTTGCCGCGTGCATGGTTTCTTCTAAGCTATTCAATTCATTCTTTAGTGCATCGTTTTTAGCATTACTCATTGTCTACTCTCCCTAATTATTCAGTATTATTATGTGCTTATCCTATTTATTATCACCGGTCTTAAATATATTCACAACCGTTGCGACGTATGCTTTGTATTACAAAACGTAGCCATAGCCCAAAAGTTATCAGCATAGAACAAAACCATAAATATGCATATCATCATAATCATAGACATAGACATAAAATTTATAAGCAAAACAATTGACGATATAATCTAGGTCAGGGGTAAAGGTCTTGGGTTCTCTGTCGTTGGCTTCTTTTCTACAAGCAATCCTTTTGCATAAAAGGTTAATTTCCAAAGCTCTTGTGTTACCCGAGTGCCATAAGTCGTTAATTGTATCCAATTGGCAGCAACCAATTGACGCTGTAATTGGTTTAAGTCATCTTGAGAAATTTGACAGCGTGATACAGCATGGACGTTTGGCATCTCTCTCTTGATATCCGGCTCAGCTCTGGTTGCGACTAAACGATTGATAGCGCTTTGTAAACCATAGCTTGAAAAAGTAGCCGGTATCTTTATTAGAGCGATTAACACCTCTTGCCACGTCAATAACATTGATCTCGTCACGTCCGTTAAGTTGCCACCCTCATAAGCTTGGGCTTTATATTGAATCTCGAAGGTTTCTGTTAATACGATTGGTTTGCTGACACTATCAGGCATCAGATGATTAGGGACGACAGAATCAGCTTGCTTAGTAACTTTGCCAGTAGATAAGATATTAGCCGCTTCTTCAGAGACAGCTGGTTTATTAGATTTCATCAATGCTTCGTCACCAACTCTTACCCAGCCATCACTTACTTCATGATTGGCAACCATCTTATAGTAAGCCTGAACCAGTAATGATTCGATGTCATTTTCTGTTTCATAATAATAAATCTTATCGGCTTTTTTGATAACGGTACTGGTAAACTCATTCAATTGCCGGCTGATAATGGCATCGCTATGATGCTTCTTAACCAATATCAGTAAAGGCTTGAGCTTAGCTTTAGCATTTAAATAACTCAAATGCATTTGACTCACACCGGTATTTTGCGCAGTACCATAGCTGTCACCAATAATCATCAACGCATAATCACAAGCATCAATACATTGGCGACCATATAGCGACGCTTTTGGCAATTTACTAGAAACGTCATAGGTTAAAAAGGCTCGCGCTTGAAAAAATACCGCAACACTATCCAAGACCAACAACTGGTCGTTGTCAGCGCATATGACGTGAATATGATAGCGACGGTTTGGCACACTCACCTCTAAGCTTAGTTAGGTAGTCACATAAATTGATATAGAATAAGACACAATTTAAATATTCTGCTTAGCAAATACTAGCCTAGCATAATCTTGCTGAAATGCGTTCAGTTTATTTCTAATACCACTAACGTAATACGGGATTATAACAGCTGTATTCATATTAATCATGTCGACAGTCCACACTAAGATTGAGAGGGCGCTAATATTTAGAGGAAACATAATATTGTAAATGTGTTTCCTCGCCAAGTAAGCGCCGTATTAATAAAGCCAGTTTTTGATTATATTTGGTCGCATAAAAGGTCAACGGCAGCTGAGTATTTATCATCGTTGTATCATTACTCTCTAGGGCATTTCCATCTAAACTGTCTGTAGGCAATGCTGACAGCTGGTTTGTCAGCAGTAACTGCTTGACGCGCTCAGCGATCGCTTGCCCTGAATCGACAACGTCCATCGACAGCTGATGCTCTGCAATTTCTTGCAATAAAAAAGACTTAAAAAACGGATAATGAGTACAACCTAGCACCAACTGATCTACCCCATCTTCAGCAAATACTTGTAATTGCTGGCGTAGACGCTGAGCAGTTTCACTATCCTCTGGCATACCTAACTCTACCCAAGGTACCAATTGCGGATCGAAATACTTGGTGACGATTGTAGCGTTAGGACTGGCAATACTAGTGATAACGTCATTAAGTAACGCACCGTTTAAAGTCGCTTTGGTTGCCAATACCGCGACATGACCACTTTTACTCGCCAGTACGGCAGGCTTTAGTGCTGGTACCAAACCCACAATAGGCAGCTGCGGATAATAGTCTCTTGCGGTTTCTAACGCATAAGCAGAGGCACTATTACAAGCAATAACGATGAGCTTACAATCTTGTTGATACAGCCATTCTACCGCTGCCAGTGTCAACGCTTTGATATCTTCACTATCACGGTTGCCATACGGCACATGTAAGGTATCAGCATAATAAACGTAGCGCTCATTCGGCAACTGCTGGGCTAAGTGCAGATAAACAGACAAACCGCCAATCCCAGAATCAAATAAACCAATTGGAGCGTTACGGTCTTTATTAACCGTCTTTTTCGTCACGTCGCTATTGAGTACCGTTTTTTCAACAGTATCGCTATTAGCGACTATTGAACGTATATCGATCATACTAGCCACTGTATTTGCGGCAATTTTCATTTTTATTTTACCGCCGTTTTCATATAAATATTGTCCTACTCATACTACTGATAAAGGTGTCAATTATTGAAAGGCTAGAAACTTAAACGCTAGAAACGTGAATATTAGAAACTTGAATAAATGGCATTAATGAGCAAAGCCTCATTTTCACCCAGCTGGCATCGATAACTGATAAGATTTACCCCCACTTTGCAGGGTTAGTATCGTCTCACCATCGCGCTCTGTCAATTCGCCAATGTCGGTCAAATGATAGAATGCATTACGACCAATAAGCGCCGTTAAACCATTTCGAACTGTCATATAAGGACGTATTTGCGCCTCGGTTTCTGAGCGCTTGTTTTCTTCATGATTGTTTTCTTCATGGCTATTAGCATTATTAGTTTCACTATTACCGTCAGCTATATAAGTATTTAAGCTGATAAGATGCTCATCATCTAAACGTGCAACATCACCAGTGGTCGTCGTGAATTCCAACCAACTGGTATCATTTTCATTAACGATACCAACATCATTGATGAGTAGCGGTGCATCTTCAACTTGAATACGAAGTTTTTGTACTGGGGTCTTCAAAAAATACTCAACGGTGCCATTATTCTCTTCTTTCCATAAAATAGTGGCAAACAAATTGACTAATGACTCTCGGGTCATATGCCCCCCTTCATGCCACCATTCACCATTGGCCTTGATAATCAAATCCATATCAGCAACTTGTTCAGGGTGCCATTTTTCTAGTGGTGGTATGGCGCGTCCTTCGCGTGTTCCTGCTGCAGACTTAAAATATTGGCTAAGCGCATCCACATTATTTAGCTCAGATAGCATATCGCTTGGGGCTTCAGCACCATATTTACTAGTCGCATCGACGCTTTTATTATTGTCATTCATCGTAGAATCCTTTACGTAGTAATCAAAGTTTGGCAAATCTGTTATTACTATAAATTTTAGTTTCGGGTATGATGAAACAACATCGTCATTACGCCCTCACTACATCCACATTACCTTAACACTGATGGCTATAAATGCGTATCGTGTTTGTGGGACTTTTCTTTTATAATAAGTAATGATTTCTTATTTAAAATGGTCTAGTGGGTATCGTGTTAATGACACATTTTACGTTATGTATTGAGATTTTTTAAGAAAATCCTTTCACAATAACGTCGTCAATTGATGTCGCAAAGACCATTTTTATCGGGCAGCCATATGTCTGAGTAAAGTTAGCGCTGCAAACCTTATTATTCACTTGTTAAGCTAATGATGCCCTGAGACAAGCCACTAAAAGTTTAGGAGTAGGTATGCAAGAGCAAGACAATCAAATGCCAGTCATTGATGGTGACACTGTGACTACTGATACACCAGTAACGACAGAGATGGCAAATCTAGAGACAGCAGAGCCAGTAGCTGTGATAGCAGAAGTGCCAGCTGAAGAGCTTGCCGTGAAAGAACCGGCTGCTGAGACAGTAGCAGTAGTGATAGAAAAAAAACCTGAGCCCGTAGTACAGCCTATGGTGGCGGAACCCGAGATTGAACGCGAATCGATGGAGTTTGATGTCATCATCGTGGGTGGTGGACCTGCCGGTCTCTCTGCTGCCATCCGTCTACGCCAGCTTGCTATCGCAGCAGGCAACGACGAATTCATGGTCGCTGTGGTCGAAAAAGGCTCTGAGTTTGGTGCTCATATCTTATCCGGTGCAGTTATGGAACCGCGAGCCTTAGACGAGCTGATACCTGATTGGAAAGCCAAAGGTGCACCGCTTAACGTGCCAGTGATTGAAGATCGCGTGTACATGTTAAGGTCAGCGACTAAATCAACCAAGCTTATGGACTCCATTATTCCAGCCAGCTTGCACAACGAAGGCAATTATATTGCATCATTGGGTAATGTCGTTCGCTGGTTAGCGGTTCAAGCCGAAGAGCTAGAAGTCATGATGTTCCCAGGCTTCCCTGCTGCCGACATCTTATATAACGATGATGGCTCAGTGAAAGGGGTGTTGACTGGCGATATGGGTGTAGCGGCAAGTGGAGATGCCAAGCCAAGCTTTGAGCCCGGCTATGAGCTACTGGCTAAATATACTATCTTTGCCGAAGGCTCTCGTGGTCACTTAGGCAAGCGCCTAATCAGCCGCTTTAACCTTGATAAAGATTGCGATCCCCAACATTACGCTATCGGCATTAAAGAGCTGTGGGACATTAAACCCGAAAAACATGAGCAAGGCGTCGTCATGCATGGCTCAGGTTGGCCGTTGACTGATACCGGATCTTCTGGTGGCTGGTGGCTGTACTTCGATGAAAATAACCAAGTTAGCTTTGGTGTTGTTATTGATCTTTCTTACTCTAACCCTTACATGTCACCGTTTGATGAATTACAGCGTTTAAAATTACATCCGGTTATTCGCAACATTTTAGAAGGTGGCAAACGTCTTTCTTATGGGGCGCGCTCACTCACTAAAGG encodes:
- the msrA gene encoding peptide-methionine (S)-S-oxide reductase MsrA, which encodes MQNIILGGGCFWCTESVFLALKGVQSVVSGYMGGESATANYQAVCGGNTGHVEVINITFDESVLPLEVLLDVFFGTHDPTTKDRQGNDVGSQYRSVVYYTDEAQKPTIDRTINKLRDMGLNIVTEVHPAIEFYEAEEAHQDFFNRNPGQAYCNFAIPPKLAKLRKEFSQYMTN
- the cmoB gene encoding tRNA 5-methoxyuridine(34)/uridine 5-oxyacetic acid(34) synthase CmoB — translated: MLNDTILHAERELYLTLLTLAQQQPMAYEWLKQLPTWLNDIKDKANYAHAPAYQASVARLPKLTVDNVQLDSDILTVNAQLSDSERKQATALLKQLMPWRKGPFQIGSSQNEGEQAEPIFIDTEWHSDWKWQRVAPHLGNLKGRRVLDVGGGSGYHGWRMAGAGADTVIIIDPSCLFYHQFMAIRHFVGSADAHDTGSYRTHYIPVPLEALPENSQLFDTVFSMGVLYHRQSPFEHLQQLKGQLVKGGELVLETLVIEGDANTVLVPHDRYAQMNNVYFLPSVAALIGWLEKAGFTEVRCVDVAVTSTDEQRKTEWMNYHSLVDFLDPTDATKTIEGYPAPMRATIVAKK
- a CDS encoding DUF262 domain-containing protein, producing the protein MSMNFNTTNSTFRQLLGNGLRYSVPPFQRDYSWSDLEWEELWQDIEALFIEEAESAHYMGYLVLQTTNNKQFDIIDGQQRLTTLSILILAGLSFLKDMVSNNVDADRNSQRLHQLKNDYIGYTDPVTLIETPILKLNRHNDKYYRNHLITLDKLPQRGLHASEHRIRKAFDWFKNKIKQKFGMEISSGQDFAQFLDDLVDKLFFTVITVNDELNAFKVFETLNARGVRLSSTDLLKNYLFSLASVDDLHDTQIKHLEERWESIITLLGNESFPEFLRVYWNSRHKLIRKTDLFKTIRKHIRNREDAFKLVKEIELSADAYTALKDIQDARWTEESKHLKQLSMYRVKQPFSVLLASYEKFFESDRKGFLSIVRAISILSFRYNVICNNPPNEQERFYNRIAVSIESNELSSAQLVIKALDGIYPKDEVFKSAFAAKQLKTTDNRNKKIVRHILCEIEKKVSEVGRDENDDKFNIEHILPESPDDSWSDIDDTKVDSMTYRLGNMTLLETSSNRDAGNKSFQEKLIIYSESNLVMTQGLAKIYNKWNLNSIESRQKKLANLATSIWKISELS
- the cmoA gene encoding carboxy-S-adenosyl-L-methionine synthase CmoA; amino-acid sequence: MSRTMSQSKPAIIKHDTLFDKPFTTPLDKAARFSFDEQVVACFPDMIRRSVPGYGQVLAMLPIFARRHCKYRQQGDSGQRVSRIYDLGCSLGAASMTLAGEFEPQDLQIKAIDISPAMTTEATILLSDNYPEHDIEVITADIRNVELEPCDMVILNLTLQFLPAADRVAVLEKVYAALSEGGILVLTEKTHAFDEQYDAWLVERYYDFKRANGYTEMEISGKRNALENVLITDTLDEHHTRLSQVGFERHLTWFQFLNFVSIVAFK
- the tmpT gene encoding thiopurine S-methyltransferase — encoded protein: MLDTKNIINKGNNMNPEFWQERWQNKRIGFNQPEVNPLLIKYFSTLDLPAGSRVFVPLCGKSIDMLWLINQGYNVVGIELVESAVQEFFIEQGISPTIIEHEHSLDIKCYKGVVSGQTIALWVTDIFALTPENIGNIDAVYDRAALIAMPTELRPKYCEQVQQLSGYAAQLLLTLNYDQNERNGPPFSISNEQIKQYYTSHYQITELESEQSTLNAAPDLAVKECVWLLNKQ
- a CDS encoding DUF1499 domain-containing protein, yielding MKILVSFVSLIAFLLVVLTGPLYKYGIIELATVFTGFKYGIFTSIAALVLLALQAIFKRNTLTLATVAITVALSAVAIGLPLSMLSKGKSVPPIHDISTDLINPPEFVAIAPLRADAPNPVAYAGEATAEQQRQGYPELKTLLYSESKAELVSAAEQVAKNLGWELVNTDTSEGIVEATDTTAWFGFKDDMMIRITDNGNERLLDIRSKSRVGGSDLGKNAERIHDFIEELDEVLK